A region from the Panicum hallii strain FIL2 chromosome 1, PHallii_v3.1, whole genome shotgun sequence genome encodes:
- the LOC112889891 gene encoding U-box domain-containing protein 9 isoform X1 codes for MAKPTPVASAEEAAALRRRLRRLVAAVAAGSADAEAFDEAAEALAKLRDAELGPRKDRAVAGCGGVNKGGTEAAAVPEQFLCPISSEIMRDPVVLASGQEKEKVCILSFSYNWTYDRRFIQEWLSAGNRTCPQTQQVLSNTILIPNHLVRSMILQWCTDNGITLPPVENQEEDLVTNNERKTFSKIFERIASSSNLSEQREAIKDLRLLTKCNSSLRAAIGEKPDSISQMISTVSNPELENNAEVLEDMVTTVLNLSIHESNKKIIGDDSMAIPFLIRALQSGTMEARSNAAAAIFSLSALNSNKAKIGELGAMRPLVDLLEHGSMIAKKDAASAIFNLCMLHENKSRATKSGVIDVTLKAIVDDSLVDESLAILALLSGDHETVEEIGETGGVASMLRVIKEDQCKRNKENAAAVLFAVCMYDRTKLREVAEDENLNGSLAWLAQNGTSRARRKAAGILDKMKRAVHHTHYSC; via the exons ATGGCGAAGCCGACCCCGGTGGCctcggcggaggaggcggcggcgctgcgtcGCCGGCTGAGGCGGCTGGTGGCTGCGGTGGCGGCCGGTAGTGCCGACGCGGAGGCCTTCGACGAGGCGGCCGAGGCGCTCGCCAAGCTCAGGGACGCCGAGCTCGGTCCCCGCAAGGACCGCGCTGTTGCCGGCTGCGGCGGGGTGAACAAGGGCGGCACGGAGGCCGCCGCGGTCCCGGAGCAGTTCCTGTGCCCCATCTCGTCGGAGATCATGAGGGATCCCGTCGTCCTCGCCTCCGGCCAG GAGAAGGAAAAGGTGTGCATATTAAGTTTTTCTTATAATTGG ACATATGATCGCCGCTTCATTCAAGAATGGTTAAGTGCTGGAAACCGAACATGTCCACAGACCCAGCAAGTCCTTTCAAATACAATTCTCATCCCAAACCACCTTGTGAGAAGCATGATCTTACAGTGGTGCACGGATAATGGGATCACTCTGCCACCAGTTGAGAACCAAGAAGAAGATCTGGTCACAAACAATGAGCGGAAGACATTTAGTAAAATATTTGAGAGGATTGCATCATCGTCAAACCTATCTGAGCAGAGGGAAGCTATTAAAGATCTCAGGCTGCTGACTAAGTGCAACAGTTCACTAAGAGCAGCCATTGGAGAGAAACCAGATTCAATCTCACAGATGATTTCCACTGTATCCAACCCAGAGCTAGAAAACAATGCAGAGGTTCTGGAGGATATGGTGACAACTGTTCTTAATCTTTCAATTCATGAGAGCAACAAGAAAATCATTGGAGATGACTCAATGGCAATCCCCTTCCTCATAAGGGCCTTACAGTCAGGAACCATGGAGGCCCGCAGCAATGCTGCAGCTGCCATCTTCAGTTTGTCTGCTCTTAACAGCAACAAGGCGAAGATTGGTGAACTAGGCGCGATGAGACCTCTGGTGGATCTCCTCGAACACGGCAGCATGATAGCGAAGAAAGATGCAGCGTCAGCTATCTTCAACCTCTGTATGCTGCATGAGAACAAATCAAGGGCCACCAAGAGCGGGGTCATCGATGTGACCCTGAAGGCCATTGTTGACGACTCACTTGTGGACGAGTCCCTGGCCATCCTTGCCCTGCTGTCGGGCGACCACGAGACGGTGGAGGAGATCGGTGAGACCGGTGGCGTGGCCTCCATGCTCCGCGTCATAAAGGAGGACCAGTGCAAGCGCAACAAGGAGAACGCCGCGGCGGTGCTGTTCGCGGTCTGCATGTACGACCGCACCAAGCTGCGGGAGGTCGCGGAGGATGAGAACCTGAACGGGTCCCTGGCCTGGCTCGCGCAGAATGGCACCTCGAGGGCACGGCGGAAGGCCGCCGGGATCCTCGACAAGATGAAAAGGGCCGTGCACCACACCCACTACTCTTGCTAG
- the LOC112889891 gene encoding U-box domain-containing protein 9 isoform X3: MAKPTPVASAEEAAALRRRLRRLVAAVAAGSADAEAFDEAAEALAKLRDAELGPRKDRAVAGCGGVNKGGTEAAAVPEQFLCPISSEIMRDPVVLASGQTYDRRFIQEWLSAGNRTCPQTQQVLSNTILIPNHLVRSMILQWCTDNGITLPPVENQEEDLVTNNERKTFSKIFERIASSSNLSEQREAIKDLRLLTKCNSSLRAAIGEKPDSISQMISTVSNPELENNAEVLEDMVTTVLNLSIHESNKKIIGDDSMAIPFLIRALQSGTMEARSNAAAAIFSLSALNSNKAKIGELGAMRPLVDLLEHGSMIAKKDAASAIFNLCMLHENKSRATKSGVIDVTLKAIVDDSLVDESLAILALLSGDHETVEEIGETGGVASMLRVIKEDQCKRNKENAAAVLFAVCMYDRTKLREVAEDENLNGSLAWLAQNGTSRARRKAAGILDKMKRAVHHTHYSC, translated from the exons ATGGCGAAGCCGACCCCGGTGGCctcggcggaggaggcggcggcgctgcgtcGCCGGCTGAGGCGGCTGGTGGCTGCGGTGGCGGCCGGTAGTGCCGACGCGGAGGCCTTCGACGAGGCGGCCGAGGCGCTCGCCAAGCTCAGGGACGCCGAGCTCGGTCCCCGCAAGGACCGCGCTGTTGCCGGCTGCGGCGGGGTGAACAAGGGCGGCACGGAGGCCGCCGCGGTCCCGGAGCAGTTCCTGTGCCCCATCTCGTCGGAGATCATGAGGGATCCCGTCGTCCTCGCCTCCGGCCAG ACATATGATCGCCGCTTCATTCAAGAATGGTTAAGTGCTGGAAACCGAACATGTCCACAGACCCAGCAAGTCCTTTCAAATACAATTCTCATCCCAAACCACCTTGTGAGAAGCATGATCTTACAGTGGTGCACGGATAATGGGATCACTCTGCCACCAGTTGAGAACCAAGAAGAAGATCTGGTCACAAACAATGAGCGGAAGACATTTAGTAAAATATTTGAGAGGATTGCATCATCGTCAAACCTATCTGAGCAGAGGGAAGCTATTAAAGATCTCAGGCTGCTGACTAAGTGCAACAGTTCACTAAGAGCAGCCATTGGAGAGAAACCAGATTCAATCTCACAGATGATTTCCACTGTATCCAACCCAGAGCTAGAAAACAATGCAGAGGTTCTGGAGGATATGGTGACAACTGTTCTTAATCTTTCAATTCATGAGAGCAACAAGAAAATCATTGGAGATGACTCAATGGCAATCCCCTTCCTCATAAGGGCCTTACAGTCAGGAACCATGGAGGCCCGCAGCAATGCTGCAGCTGCCATCTTCAGTTTGTCTGCTCTTAACAGCAACAAGGCGAAGATTGGTGAACTAGGCGCGATGAGACCTCTGGTGGATCTCCTCGAACACGGCAGCATGATAGCGAAGAAAGATGCAGCGTCAGCTATCTTCAACCTCTGTATGCTGCATGAGAACAAATCAAGGGCCACCAAGAGCGGGGTCATCGATGTGACCCTGAAGGCCATTGTTGACGACTCACTTGTGGACGAGTCCCTGGCCATCCTTGCCCTGCTGTCGGGCGACCACGAGACGGTGGAGGAGATCGGTGAGACCGGTGGCGTGGCCTCCATGCTCCGCGTCATAAAGGAGGACCAGTGCAAGCGCAACAAGGAGAACGCCGCGGCGGTGCTGTTCGCGGTCTGCATGTACGACCGCACCAAGCTGCGGGAGGTCGCGGAGGATGAGAACCTGAACGGGTCCCTGGCCTGGCTCGCGCAGAATGGCACCTCGAGGGCACGGCGGAAGGCCGCCGGGATCCTCGACAAGATGAAAAGGGCCGTGCACCACACCCACTACTCTTGCTAG
- the LOC112889891 gene encoding U-box domain-containing protein 9 isoform X2, translating to MAKPTPVASAEEAAALRRRLRRLVAAVAAGSADAEAFDEAAEALAKLRDAELGPRKDRAVAGCGGVNKGGTEAAAVPEQFLCPISSEIMRDPVVLASGQEKEKTYDRRFIQEWLSAGNRTCPQTQQVLSNTILIPNHLVRSMILQWCTDNGITLPPVENQEEDLVTNNERKTFSKIFERIASSSNLSEQREAIKDLRLLTKCNSSLRAAIGEKPDSISQMISTVSNPELENNAEVLEDMVTTVLNLSIHESNKKIIGDDSMAIPFLIRALQSGTMEARSNAAAAIFSLSALNSNKAKIGELGAMRPLVDLLEHGSMIAKKDAASAIFNLCMLHENKSRATKSGVIDVTLKAIVDDSLVDESLAILALLSGDHETVEEIGETGGVASMLRVIKEDQCKRNKENAAAVLFAVCMYDRTKLREVAEDENLNGSLAWLAQNGTSRARRKAAGILDKMKRAVHHTHYSC from the exons ATGGCGAAGCCGACCCCGGTGGCctcggcggaggaggcggcggcgctgcgtcGCCGGCTGAGGCGGCTGGTGGCTGCGGTGGCGGCCGGTAGTGCCGACGCGGAGGCCTTCGACGAGGCGGCCGAGGCGCTCGCCAAGCTCAGGGACGCCGAGCTCGGTCCCCGCAAGGACCGCGCTGTTGCCGGCTGCGGCGGGGTGAACAAGGGCGGCACGGAGGCCGCCGCGGTCCCGGAGCAGTTCCTGTGCCCCATCTCGTCGGAGATCATGAGGGATCCCGTCGTCCTCGCCTCCGGCCAG GAGAAGGAAAAG ACATATGATCGCCGCTTCATTCAAGAATGGTTAAGTGCTGGAAACCGAACATGTCCACAGACCCAGCAAGTCCTTTCAAATACAATTCTCATCCCAAACCACCTTGTGAGAAGCATGATCTTACAGTGGTGCACGGATAATGGGATCACTCTGCCACCAGTTGAGAACCAAGAAGAAGATCTGGTCACAAACAATGAGCGGAAGACATTTAGTAAAATATTTGAGAGGATTGCATCATCGTCAAACCTATCTGAGCAGAGGGAAGCTATTAAAGATCTCAGGCTGCTGACTAAGTGCAACAGTTCACTAAGAGCAGCCATTGGAGAGAAACCAGATTCAATCTCACAGATGATTTCCACTGTATCCAACCCAGAGCTAGAAAACAATGCAGAGGTTCTGGAGGATATGGTGACAACTGTTCTTAATCTTTCAATTCATGAGAGCAACAAGAAAATCATTGGAGATGACTCAATGGCAATCCCCTTCCTCATAAGGGCCTTACAGTCAGGAACCATGGAGGCCCGCAGCAATGCTGCAGCTGCCATCTTCAGTTTGTCTGCTCTTAACAGCAACAAGGCGAAGATTGGTGAACTAGGCGCGATGAGACCTCTGGTGGATCTCCTCGAACACGGCAGCATGATAGCGAAGAAAGATGCAGCGTCAGCTATCTTCAACCTCTGTATGCTGCATGAGAACAAATCAAGGGCCACCAAGAGCGGGGTCATCGATGTGACCCTGAAGGCCATTGTTGACGACTCACTTGTGGACGAGTCCCTGGCCATCCTTGCCCTGCTGTCGGGCGACCACGAGACGGTGGAGGAGATCGGTGAGACCGGTGGCGTGGCCTCCATGCTCCGCGTCATAAAGGAGGACCAGTGCAAGCGCAACAAGGAGAACGCCGCGGCGGTGCTGTTCGCGGTCTGCATGTACGACCGCACCAAGCTGCGGGAGGTCGCGGAGGATGAGAACCTGAACGGGTCCCTGGCCTGGCTCGCGCAGAATGGCACCTCGAGGGCACGGCGGAAGGCCGCCGGGATCCTCGACAAGATGAAAAGGGCCGTGCACCACACCCACTACTCTTGCTAG
- the LOC112889891 gene encoding U-box domain-containing protein 9 isoform X4 yields MPWYWSLFDETFMSSTNFVPWLNSFRVVLGSCFHCLITSGIVLGSCFNCFKRSSESYTILTYDRRFIQEWLSAGNRTCPQTQQVLSNTILIPNHLVRSMILQWCTDNGITLPPVENQEEDLVTNNERKTFSKIFERIASSSNLSEQREAIKDLRLLTKCNSSLRAAIGEKPDSISQMISTVSNPELENNAEVLEDMVTTVLNLSIHESNKKIIGDDSMAIPFLIRALQSGTMEARSNAAAAIFSLSALNSNKAKIGELGAMRPLVDLLEHGSMIAKKDAASAIFNLCMLHENKSRATKSGVIDVTLKAIVDDSLVDESLAILALLSGDHETVEEIGETGGVASMLRVIKEDQCKRNKENAAAVLFAVCMYDRTKLREVAEDENLNGSLAWLAQNGTSRARRKAAGILDKMKRAVHHTHYSC; encoded by the exons ATGCCGTGGTACTGGTCCTTGTTTGATGAGACTTTCATGTCCAGCACAAACTTTGTACCTTGGTTGAATTCTTTCCGGGTTGTTCTTGGTTCTTGTTTCCATTGCTTGATTACTTCCGGGATTGTTCTTGGTTCTTGTTTTAACTGCTTCAAACGCTCAAGTGAAAGTTACACCATCCTT ACATATGATCGCCGCTTCATTCAAGAATGGTTAAGTGCTGGAAACCGAACATGTCCACAGACCCAGCAAGTCCTTTCAAATACAATTCTCATCCCAAACCACCTTGTGAGAAGCATGATCTTACAGTGGTGCACGGATAATGGGATCACTCTGCCACCAGTTGAGAACCAAGAAGAAGATCTGGTCACAAACAATGAGCGGAAGACATTTAGTAAAATATTTGAGAGGATTGCATCATCGTCAAACCTATCTGAGCAGAGGGAAGCTATTAAAGATCTCAGGCTGCTGACTAAGTGCAACAGTTCACTAAGAGCAGCCATTGGAGAGAAACCAGATTCAATCTCACAGATGATTTCCACTGTATCCAACCCAGAGCTAGAAAACAATGCAGAGGTTCTGGAGGATATGGTGACAACTGTTCTTAATCTTTCAATTCATGAGAGCAACAAGAAAATCATTGGAGATGACTCAATGGCAATCCCCTTCCTCATAAGGGCCTTACAGTCAGGAACCATGGAGGCCCGCAGCAATGCTGCAGCTGCCATCTTCAGTTTGTCTGCTCTTAACAGCAACAAGGCGAAGATTGGTGAACTAGGCGCGATGAGACCTCTGGTGGATCTCCTCGAACACGGCAGCATGATAGCGAAGAAAGATGCAGCGTCAGCTATCTTCAACCTCTGTATGCTGCATGAGAACAAATCAAGGGCCACCAAGAGCGGGGTCATCGATGTGACCCTGAAGGCCATTGTTGACGACTCACTTGTGGACGAGTCCCTGGCCATCCTTGCCCTGCTGTCGGGCGACCACGAGACGGTGGAGGAGATCGGTGAGACCGGTGGCGTGGCCTCCATGCTCCGCGTCATAAAGGAGGACCAGTGCAAGCGCAACAAGGAGAACGCCGCGGCGGTGCTGTTCGCGGTCTGCATGTACGACCGCACCAAGCTGCGGGAGGTCGCGGAGGATGAGAACCTGAACGGGTCCCTGGCCTGGCTCGCGCAGAATGGCACCTCGAGGGCACGGCGGAAGGCCGCCGGGATCCTCGACAAGATGAAAAGGGCCGTGCACCACACCCACTACTCTTGCTAG